A region of Cherax quadricarinatus isolate ZL_2023a chromosome 12, ASM3850222v1, whole genome shotgun sequence DNA encodes the following proteins:
- the LOC128686551 gene encoding RNA-directed DNA polymerase from mobile element jockey isoform X1, with protein MSELLKSQYDSVFSKPLTRLRVEDQNEFFMREPQNLINTSLSDVILTPNDFEQAINDMPMHSAPGPDSWNSVFIKNCKKPLSRAFSILWRGSMDTGVVPQLLKTTDIAPLHKGGSKATAKNYRPIALTSHIIKIFERVLRSKITTHLETHQLHNPGQHGFRTGRSCLSQLLDHYDKVLNALEDKKNADVIYTDFAKAFDKCDHGVIAHKMRAKGITGKVGRWIYNFLTNRTQRVVVNRVKSEAATVKSSVPQGTVLAPILFLILISDIDKDVSHSTVSSFADDTRICMTVSSIADTSKLQADINQIFQWAAENNMKFNDEKFQLLRYGKHEEIKSSSEYKTNSGHTIERNTNVKDLGVIMSEDLTFKDHNIVSIASARKMTGWIMRTFKTREAKPMMTLFRSLVLSRLEYCCTLTAPFKAGEIADLENVQRTFTARITEIKHLNYWERLRFLNLYSLERRRERYMIIYTWKILEGLVPNLHTKITHYESKRLGRRCTIPPMKSRGVTSTLRDHTISVRGPRLFNCLPAHIRGITNRPLAVFKLALDKHLKSVPDQPGCGSYVGLRAASSNSLVDQALIHQEAWSQTGPRGR; from the coding sequence atgagtgagctactcaagtcccaatatgactcagtttttagcaagccgctaaccagactgagagtcgaagatcaaaatgaattttttatgagagagccacaaaatttgattaacacaagcctatccgatgttatcctgacgccaaatgacttcgaacaggcgataaatgacatgcccatgcactctgccccagggccagactcatggaactctgtgttcatcaagaactgcaagaagcccctatcacgagccttttccatcctatggagagggagcatggacacgggggtcgtcccacagttactaaaaacaacagacatagccccactccacaaagggggcagtaaagcaacagcaaagaactacagaccaatagcactaacatcccatatcataaaaatctttgaaagggtcctaagaagcaagatcaccacgcatctagaaacccatcagttacacaacccagggcaacatgggtttagaacaggtcgctcctgtctgtctcaactattggaccactacgacaaggtcctaaatgcactagaagacaaaaagaatgcagatgtaatatatacagactttgcaaaagccttcgacaagtgtgaccatggcgtaatagcgcacaaaatgcgtgctaaaggaataacaggaaaagtcggtcgatggatctataatttcctcactaacagaacacagagagtagtcgtcaacagagtaaagtccgaggcagctacggtgaaaagctctgttccacaaggcacagtactcgctcccatcttgttcctcatccttatatccgacatagacaaggatgtcagccacagcaccgtgtcttcctttgcagatgacacccgaatctgcatgacagtgtcttccattgcagacacttcaaagctccaggcagacatcaaccaaatctttcagtgggctgcagaaaacaatatgaagttcaacgatgagaaatttcaattactcagatatggtaaacatgaggaaattaaatcttcatcagagtacaaaacaaattctggccacacaatagagcgaaacaccaacgtcaaagacctgggagtgatcatgtcggaggatctcaccttcaaggaccataacattgtatcaatcgcatctgctagaaaaatgacaggatggataatgagaaccttcaaaactagggaggccaagcccatgatgacactcttcaggtcacttgttctatctaggctggaatattgctgcacactaacagcacctttcaaggcaggtgaaattgccgacctagaaaatgtacagagaactttcacggcgcgcataacggagataaaacacctcaattattgggagcgcttgaggttcctaaacctgtattccctggaacgcaggagggagagatacatgattatatacacctggaaaatcctagagggactagtaccgaacttgcacacgaaaatcacccactacgaaagcaaaagacttggcagacgatgcaccatccccccaatgaaaagcaggggtgtcactagcacgttaagagaccatacaataagtgtcaggggcccgagactgttcaactgcctcccagcacacataagggggattaccaacagacccctggcagtcttcaagctggcactggacaagcacctaaagtcagttccggatcagccgggctgtggctcgtatgttggtttgcgtgcagccagcagcaacagcctggttgatcaggctctgatccaccaggaggcctggtctcagaccgggccgcgggggcgttga